A stretch of Anaeromyxobacter dehalogenans 2CP-1 DNA encodes these proteins:
- a CDS encoding DMT family transporter produces the protein MSAPPAAAAVAPRARGAAAAYLFLALAAASWSGNFVVGRAVHGRVPPVGLAFWRWAVALALLLPLARRPLTAQWPTILRAWRIVIPLGILGVGNFNLFVYLGLTRTTATSALLLQSACPAFIAALSPLLGGGRPGRRQVAGIAVSLAGVLVILGRGTLSALAGLAFGPGDLWVLAAVLSWALYTLLLARRPAGVDPLALLAALVAVGVAWIAPFYAWELASGARMALDGVTVASVAYVAVFASVLAYRLWNEGVARVGANRAGPFIHLMPAFGSLLAVALLGEAFRPFHLAGLALVLGGVTLAGTSGRRGRATA, from the coding sequence GTGAGCGCGCCCCCGGCCGCGGCCGCCGTGGCCCCGCGCGCGCGAGGCGCGGCCGCCGCCTACCTGTTCCTCGCGCTCGCGGCCGCGTCCTGGTCCGGCAACTTCGTGGTGGGCCGGGCGGTGCACGGCCGCGTGCCGCCGGTCGGCCTCGCGTTCTGGCGCTGGGCGGTGGCGCTCGCGCTGCTCCTCCCGCTGGCGCGGCGCCCGCTGACGGCGCAGTGGCCGACGATCCTCCGCGCGTGGCGGATCGTCATCCCGCTCGGCATCCTGGGCGTCGGCAACTTCAACCTGTTCGTCTACCTCGGCCTCACCCGCACCACCGCCACCAGCGCGCTCCTGCTCCAGTCGGCCTGCCCCGCGTTCATCGCGGCGCTCTCGCCGCTGCTGGGCGGCGGCCGCCCGGGGCGGCGGCAGGTGGCGGGCATCGCGGTCTCGCTCGCCGGCGTGCTGGTCATCCTGGGGCGCGGGACGCTGTCGGCGCTCGCCGGGCTCGCGTTCGGCCCCGGTGACCTGTGGGTGCTCGCCGCGGTGCTGAGCTGGGCCCTCTACACCCTGCTCCTCGCGCGCCGGCCCGCCGGCGTGGACCCGCTGGCGCTGCTCGCGGCGCTGGTGGCGGTGGGCGTCGCCTGGATCGCGCCGTTCTACGCCTGGGAGCTGGCCTCGGGCGCGCGGATGGCGCTCGACGGGGTGACGGTGGCGAGCGTGGCCTACGTGGCGGTGTTCGCCTCGGTGCTGGCCTACCGGCTCTGGAACGAGGGGGTCGCGCGCGTGGGCGCGAACCGGGCCGGCCCGTTCATCCACCTCATGCCGGCCTTCGGCTCCCTGCTCGCGGTGGCGCTGCTCGGCGAGGCGTTCCGGCCCTTCCACCTGGCCGGCCTGGCGCTGGTGCTCGGCGGCGTGACGCTCGCCGGGACCTCCGGGCGCCGGGGGCGCGCCACCGCCTGA
- a CDS encoding acetamidase/formamidase family protein, which produces MSVKHDKSHEAGATHDFHGGICGCCGPSATRGMSGAEVDLAVEQRGERLTRLDEVRGDDVDHLLSARSRRGFLKAGGLFGALAAAAPVLSRARAEGTGGFSLFQQGGGRVHVVESTYETTKWGIFDSNLPDIVQIESGDVVSYPNTWSHFLNDLQPGMPIEEIARLRLAHPGVGPHSIIGPVGVRDAEPGDVLEIQYLRVRPTDWAVCFNNPGALGTGALPDAFPQGQAKYFDLDTANNTSEFAPGIQLRLAPFQGTMGVAPANGVFPTPPGHAYGVISSVPPGQHAGNVDCREAGEGSRLFVPVFQRGGKIFTGDSHALQGDGEVTLTAMETAMKEIRVRVILHKQVALAWPMHETPDAWIVHGTNPDLDTAFRIALLNAIDFLEARAGLTRLDAYALCSLAVSFRVTQVVNGQKGIYGVIPKRIFHPQLRAAMGVI; this is translated from the coding sequence ATGAGCGTGAAGCACGACAAGAGTCACGAGGCCGGGGCGACGCACGACTTCCACGGCGGCATCTGCGGCTGCTGCGGGCCGAGCGCGACGCGCGGGATGTCGGGCGCCGAGGTGGACCTCGCCGTCGAGCAGCGCGGCGAGCGCCTCACGCGGCTCGACGAGGTGCGCGGCGACGACGTGGACCACCTGCTCTCGGCGCGCAGCCGCCGCGGGTTCCTGAAGGCCGGCGGCCTGTTCGGCGCGCTGGCGGCGGCGGCGCCGGTCCTCTCCCGCGCCCGCGCGGAGGGCACCGGCGGCTTCAGCCTGTTCCAGCAGGGCGGCGGCCGGGTGCACGTGGTCGAGTCCACCTACGAGACCACGAAGTGGGGCATCTTCGACTCCAACCTGCCCGACATCGTCCAGATCGAGTCCGGGGACGTGGTCTCGTACCCGAACACCTGGAGCCACTTCCTCAACGACCTGCAGCCGGGCATGCCGATCGAGGAGATCGCGCGCCTGCGCCTCGCCCACCCGGGCGTCGGGCCGCACTCGATCATCGGCCCCGTCGGCGTGCGCGACGCCGAGCCGGGCGACGTGCTCGAGATCCAGTACCTGCGCGTCCGCCCCACCGACTGGGCGGTCTGCTTCAACAACCCGGGCGCCCTCGGCACCGGCGCGCTGCCCGACGCCTTCCCGCAGGGGCAGGCCAAGTACTTCGATCTCGACACCGCCAACAACACCTCCGAGTTCGCGCCGGGCATCCAGCTCCGGCTCGCGCCGTTCCAGGGCACCATGGGCGTCGCGCCGGCGAACGGCGTGTTCCCCACGCCCCCGGGCCACGCCTACGGCGTGATCAGCTCGGTGCCGCCGGGGCAGCACGCCGGCAACGTGGACTGCCGCGAGGCGGGCGAGGGCTCGCGCCTGTTCGTCCCGGTGTTCCAGCGCGGCGGCAAGATCTTCACCGGTGACTCGCACGCGCTGCAGGGCGACGGCGAGGTGACGCTCACCGCGATGGAGACCGCGATGAAGGAGATCCGCGTCCGCGTGATCCTCCACAAGCAGGTCGCGCTCGCCTGGCCGATGCACGAGACGCCGGACGCCTGGATCGTCCACGGCACGAACCCGGACCTCGACACCGCCTTCCGCATCGCCCTGCTGAACGCGATCGACTTCCTCGAGGCCCGCGCCGGCCTGACCCGCCTCGACGCCTACGCCCTCTGCAGCCTCGCGGTCAGCTTCCGCGTGACGCAGGTGGTGAACGGCCAGAAGGGCATCTACGGCGTCATCCCGAAGCGCATCTTCCACCCGCAGCTCCGCGCCGCGATGGGCGTGATCTAG
- a CDS encoding helix-turn-helix transcriptional regulator, with translation MPDRRAGTERVERDVAALCRRGLPWTTLWEAARGRVADAIPFEAAAFAATDPATLLPTAGVLHELPDRYCAAILDNEIREDDYDKLSALARGRRHVGVLGVSTAGRPERSARYRDVLAPIGLGRQARSACVAGGGCWAWLDLYRERGRPEFTGPEAEALGRIARSLAEALRASLLLEGASARAPEDAPGLVLLGPGLERVAADSAAERWLEELGGDGAAPPLALQAVAAAARRRDEAGEAAGPPRVRARARSGRWLTVHGFRPAGRAGVELAAVIEPVAPVELAELQVCAFGLTPAERRVLQLTLQGLCTKEIAAALGISPYTARDHLTHVFDKTGARSRAQLFARLAAARPPERARAAGPGAILAGPGAREEA, from the coding sequence ATGCCGGATCGCCGGGCGGGGACGGAGCGCGTGGAGCGGGACGTGGCGGCGCTGTGCCGGCGGGGCCTGCCCTGGACCACGCTGTGGGAGGCTGCCCGGGGCCGCGTCGCGGACGCGATCCCGTTCGAGGCGGCGGCGTTCGCGGCCACCGACCCGGCCACGCTCCTGCCCACCGCCGGCGTGCTCCACGAGCTGCCCGACCGCTACTGCGCCGCCATCCTCGACAACGAGATCCGCGAGGACGACTACGACAAGCTGTCCGCGCTCGCCCGCGGGCGGCGGCACGTGGGCGTCCTCGGCGTGAGCACCGCCGGCCGTCCCGAGCGGAGTGCCCGCTACCGCGACGTGCTCGCGCCCATCGGGCTCGGTCGCCAGGCGCGCAGCGCGTGCGTGGCCGGCGGCGGCTGCTGGGCCTGGCTCGACCTGTACCGCGAGCGCGGGCGGCCGGAGTTCACGGGGCCAGAGGCCGAGGCGCTGGGGCGCATCGCCCGGAGCCTCGCGGAGGCGCTCCGCGCGTCGCTGCTCCTGGAGGGCGCGTCGGCGCGCGCGCCGGAGGACGCGCCGGGGCTGGTGCTGCTCGGGCCCGGGCTGGAGCGGGTCGCGGCCGATTCGGCCGCGGAGCGTTGGCTGGAGGAGCTGGGCGGGGACGGGGCGGCGCCGCCGCTGGCGCTCCAGGCCGTCGCCGCCGCCGCGCGCCGGCGCGACGAGGCGGGGGAGGCGGCCGGGCCGCCGCGGGTGCGGGCCCGCGCGCGCTCCGGGCGCTGGCTGACCGTACACGGCTTCCGGCCCGCCGGCCGCGCGGGCGTGGAGCTCGCGGCGGTCATCGAGCCGGTTGCGCCGGTGGAGCTGGCGGAGCTGCAGGTCTGCGCGTTCGGGCTGACGCCGGCGGAGCGCCGGGTGCTGCAGCTCACGCTGCAGGGGCTCTGCACCAAGGAGATCGCGGCGGCGCTGGGCATCTCGCCCTACACCGCGCGCGACCACCTCACCCACGTCTTCGACAAGACCGGCGCCCGCAGCCGCGCGCAGCTGTTCGCGCGCCTCGCCGCGGCGCGCCCGCCCGAGCGCGCCCGCGCCGCCGGGCCCGGCGCGATCCTGGCCGGACCCGGCGCGCGCGAGGAGGCCTGA
- a CDS encoding methyl-accepting chemotaxis protein yields MRKFSIGVRLTFAFMLVTAAFVAVGFFALSRLAQLDQGLDEVARQRLRSLEMAIRGLHVTAQQANHVGVMLSTDDPAEALRRIETILELRKEAQRANEEGDKLAAMEGGITVVDNERTKQVLAELAVRRAHLGKTFQKTLETARTLNLAETKRVTRDDLVPALTAVEFGWSDYTKAQGAQMQEAAEAGHAMYESARVLVVAVLLSTAAIAIVLSFWVTRTIVLPLGSAVKAADRIAAGDLRDAVEVSGRDELGKLLAAMKTMGEKLAQVISEVRAGADALAGASSQVSSTAQTLSQGTGEQAASVEETTSSLEAMHASITQNAESARQTETAAKAQAGSAGRSGTAVTETVAAMRSIAEKISIIEEIAYQTNLLALNAAIEAARAGDHGRGFAVVATEVRKLAERAQKAAGEIGTLAESSLSVAEESGRLITDLVPAIQKTADLVQEVAAASQEQSDRVSQVSKAMGVVDQVTQRNATAAEELSSTAEELASQAEGLQQLMGFFTVREERRSAPRHLPLRAPAPAPLPALDRPWPQPEPRNGKPAAAGEFKRF; encoded by the coding sequence ATGCGGAAGTTCTCGATCGGCGTCCGCCTCACCTTCGCCTTCATGCTCGTCACCGCCGCGTTCGTGGCGGTCGGCTTCTTCGCGCTGTCGCGCCTGGCCCAGCTCGACCAGGGGCTGGACGAGGTGGCGCGCCAGCGCCTCCGCTCGCTCGAGATGGCGATCCGCGGGCTCCACGTGACGGCGCAGCAGGCGAACCACGTCGGCGTCATGCTCTCGACCGACGATCCCGCCGAGGCGCTCCGGCGCATCGAGACCATCCTCGAGCTTCGCAAGGAGGCGCAGCGGGCGAACGAGGAGGGCGACAAGCTCGCCGCGATGGAGGGCGGCATCACGGTGGTGGACAACGAGCGCACCAAGCAGGTGCTCGCGGAGCTCGCGGTGCGCCGCGCCCACCTGGGCAAGACGTTCCAGAAGACGCTCGAGACCGCCCGCACGCTGAACCTGGCCGAGACCAAGCGCGTGACGCGCGACGACCTCGTGCCGGCGCTGACCGCGGTCGAGTTCGGCTGGTCGGACTACACGAAGGCCCAGGGCGCGCAGATGCAGGAGGCGGCCGAGGCCGGGCACGCCATGTACGAGTCGGCCCGGGTGCTGGTGGTGGCGGTGCTGCTCTCCACCGCGGCGATCGCGATCGTGCTCTCGTTCTGGGTGACGCGCACCATCGTCCTGCCGCTCGGCAGCGCGGTGAAGGCCGCCGACCGGATCGCGGCGGGCGACCTGCGCGACGCGGTGGAGGTCTCCGGCCGCGACGAGCTGGGCAAGCTGCTCGCCGCGATGAAGACCATGGGCGAGAAGCTGGCGCAGGTGATCTCGGAGGTGCGCGCCGGCGCCGACGCGCTGGCGGGCGCCTCGTCGCAGGTCTCCTCCACCGCCCAGACGCTCTCGCAGGGCACCGGCGAGCAGGCCGCCAGCGTGGAGGAGACGACCTCCTCGCTCGAGGCGATGCACGCCTCCATCACGCAGAACGCGGAGAGCGCGCGCCAGACCGAGACCGCCGCGAAGGCGCAGGCGGGCAGCGCGGGCCGCAGCGGCACGGCCGTCACCGAGACGGTCGCGGCCATGCGCTCCATCGCGGAGAAGATCTCGATCATCGAGGAGATCGCCTACCAGACGAACCTGCTGGCGCTGAACGCGGCCATCGAGGCCGCCCGCGCCGGCGACCACGGCCGGGGCTTCGCGGTCGTCGCCACCGAGGTGCGCAAGCTGGCCGAGCGCGCGCAGAAGGCCGCCGGCGAGATCGGCACGCTGGCCGAGAGCTCGCTCTCGGTGGCCGAGGAGAGCGGGCGGCTCATCACCGACCTCGTCCCGGCCATCCAGAAGACGGCCGACCTGGTGCAGGAGGTGGCGGCGGCGTCGCAGGAGCAGAGCGACCGCGTCTCGCAGGTCAGCAAGGCCATGGGGGTGGTGGACCAGGTCACGCAGCGGAACGCCACCGCGGCCGAGGAGCTCAGCTCCACCGCCGAGGAGCTGGCGTCGCAGGCCGAGGGCCTGCAGCAGCTCATGGGCTTCTTCACGGTCCGCGAGGAGCGGAGGAGCGCGCCGCGCCACCTCCCCCTGCGCGCGCCGGCCCCCGCGCCGCTGCCGGCGCTGGACCGTCCCTGGCCGCAGCCCGAGCCGCGCAACGGCAAGCCCGCCGCAGCCGGCGAGTTCAAGCGGTTCTAG
- a CDS encoding chemotaxis protein CheW, producing MRDAVEAAGEQAQYLSFRIDGIDYAVPILKVREILQHEEITRVPGTPPSVRGVLNVRGAVVPVVDLAVKFGGSASRPGRFTCVLVVEVEVTGGRLTLGVLADAVNEVVALRADEVEPSPSFGTGVSVEYLVGMGKVGRGFVLLLDLDRVLAAGDPEPERAGDARADVPGDASEEGAQPPEAVAAEGAAAPA from the coding sequence ATGCGCGACGCGGTCGAGGCGGCGGGCGAGCAGGCGCAGTACCTGTCGTTCCGGATCGACGGGATCGACTACGCGGTCCCCATCCTGAAGGTCCGGGAGATCCTGCAGCACGAGGAGATCACCCGGGTGCCGGGCACGCCGCCCTCGGTCCGCGGGGTGCTCAACGTCCGCGGGGCGGTGGTGCCGGTGGTGGACCTGGCCGTGAAGTTCGGCGGGTCCGCTTCCCGGCCCGGGCGCTTCACCTGCGTGCTGGTGGTCGAGGTGGAGGTGACGGGCGGCCGCCTCACGCTCGGGGTGCTGGCCGACGCGGTCAACGAGGTGGTGGCGCTCCGCGCCGACGAGGTCGAGCCCTCGCCGTCGTTCGGGACCGGCGTGAGCGTCGAGTACCTGGTGGGCATGGGCAAGGTGGGGCGCGGCTTCGTGCTCCTGCTCGACCTGGACCGGGTCCTGGCCGCGGGCGATCCCGAGCCGGAGCGCGCCGGCGACGCCCGGGCGGACGTGCCGGGCGACGCCTCCGAAGAGGGAGCGCAACCGCCCGAGGCGGTCGCGGCGGAGGGCGCCGCCGCGCCGGCCTGA
- a CDS encoding MaoC family dehydratase, protein MRVTPSPGPWTAYARALLSRKPRVAAPGQGGFALERRAAGIRCDPRRLATYRDVCGFAAGPDLPVTYPHVLAWPLHLALLTAPELPVRALGLVHLRNRIDALRPLPEGVPLELRARLSGPREAGRGQELDLVTEAWAAGELAWQEEAVLLARRPGAGRGPPAPGDADPAGADERRWEVPAATGRRYARASGDFNPIHLSALTARAFGFERAIAHGMWSLARIAAELGPGLPPGPVRLDASFRAPVLLPAAVTLRRWEIAEGLGFALRDRGGSRPHVLGALTTRP, encoded by the coding sequence GTGCGCGTCACCCCGTCCCCCGGTCCCTGGACTGCTTACGCCCGCGCGCTCCTCTCGCGGAAGCCCCGCGTCGCCGCGCCGGGGCAGGGAGGGTTCGCGCTGGAGCGGCGCGCGGCAGGGATCCGCTGCGACCCGCGGCGGCTCGCGACCTACCGCGACGTGTGCGGGTTCGCCGCCGGCCCCGACCTGCCGGTCACCTATCCGCACGTGCTCGCCTGGCCGCTGCACCTCGCGCTCCTCACCGCGCCGGAGCTCCCGGTGCGGGCGCTCGGGCTGGTCCACCTCCGCAACCGGATCGACGCGCTCCGACCGCTGCCCGAGGGCGTGCCGCTCGAGCTGCGCGCGCGGCTCTCGGGCCCGCGCGAGGCAGGGCGCGGCCAGGAGCTGGACCTGGTGACCGAGGCATGGGCCGCCGGTGAGCTGGCGTGGCAGGAGGAGGCGGTGCTGCTCGCCCGCCGACCCGGCGCCGGCCGCGGTCCCCCTGCGCCGGGGGACGCGGATCCCGCCGGCGCGGACGAGCGCCGCTGGGAGGTGCCGGCCGCGACCGGGCGCCGGTACGCGCGTGCGTCGGGCGACTTCAACCCCATCCACCTCTCCGCGCTCACCGCCCGCGCGTTCGGCTTCGAGCGGGCCATCGCGCACGGCATGTGGTCGCTCGCGCGGATCGCCGCGGAGCTCGGCCCCGGGCTGCCGCCGGGGCCCGTCCGGCTGGACGCCTCCTTCAGGGCGCCGGTGCTGCTGCCGGCCGCCGTGACGCTGAGGCGCTGGGAGATCGCGGAGGGGCTCGGGTTCGCGCTGCGCGATCGGGGCGGGAGCCGCCCCCACGTGCTCGGCGCGCTCACGACGCGGCCCTGA
- a CDS encoding nitrogenase-stabilizing/protective protein NifW produces MGRALEAVRTLDLPRLFAYFGVEADLQRVEASRLAIATRFDAEVRELIRLCPALRERERFTVLREALRLAYEVGTRAVEGAGAPR; encoded by the coding sequence ATGGGACGAGCGCTGGAGGCGGTGCGGACGCTGGACCTGCCGCGGCTGTTCGCGTACTTCGGGGTGGAGGCCGACCTGCAGCGGGTCGAGGCCAGCCGGCTCGCCATCGCCACCCGGTTCGACGCGGAGGTCCGGGAGCTGATCCGGCTCTGCCCGGCGCTGCGCGAGCGGGAGCGCTTCACGGTGCTCCGCGAGGCGCTCCGGCTCGCGTACGAGGTCGGGACGCGGGCCGTCGAGGGCGCCGGCGCGCCCCGCTGA
- a CDS encoding ABC transporter permease subunit — translation MLRRLLLVRGAEVVLFALLAAVPLAVHNPYALGLLTLLAIYGILLIGLDVTVGYLGQVNLAHAAFLGLGAYTAGIAVTKLGLGLVPVLLLAPTVAFVIGALLALPSLRLEGPQFALATLSFLALTTTALNELEWLTAGAQGLSLDRPPLLGHDLSPRDFYWLCMVLLAAVWWAMRNLLSSQWGRAFEALRDSPIATDAMGVGTYRHKVAAFAFGSGLGGLAGALYAFNFEYLQPQSFVYELTITLLLGVVLGGRKSLWGAFVGATLVALLPNLLSNRVLFQVFSGLGLAVALVAGGRGLARRTLRPFQAIAPAVATGALVVGGMVVENTEDWRKAIFALMLFAVVVGLPEGLMGFAGKFLARLFRVAPPPLPAPAPLDHVLPPRTADGAAILELRDLKRHFGGVKAVDGVSLTVRAGAVHGLIGPNGSGKSTLVNVVSGLYTPSSGEMTLRGRPLPAGSLFQTARTGVARTFQNLQLFVGLTALENVMVALQGVYRAPLPLVLLGLGRAEERRAQADALALLDFVGLADQARTPARDLTYGAQRFLEIARALARRPEVLILDEPAAGLAHPDVVKQVELIRRIHQRGITVVLIEHHMDVVTSLCSTVTALDGGRPIAEGTPDEVKRNPRVVEAYLGNVAPEPAPQPAAGAPA, via the coding sequence ATGCTGAGACGACTGCTCCTGGTCCGCGGCGCCGAGGTGGTGCTGTTCGCGCTGCTCGCCGCGGTGCCGCTCGCCGTGCACAACCCGTACGCGCTCGGCCTGCTCACGCTGCTCGCCATCTACGGCATCCTGCTCATCGGCCTCGACGTCACCGTCGGCTACCTGGGCCAGGTGAACCTGGCGCACGCCGCGTTCCTGGGCCTGGGCGCCTACACCGCCGGCATCGCGGTGACGAAGCTCGGCCTGGGGCTCGTGCCGGTCCTCCTCCTCGCGCCCACCGTCGCGTTCGTGATCGGCGCGCTGCTGGCCCTGCCCTCGCTGCGCCTGGAGGGCCCGCAGTTCGCGCTCGCCACGCTCAGCTTCCTGGCGCTCACCACCACCGCGCTGAACGAGCTGGAGTGGCTGACCGCCGGCGCGCAGGGGCTGAGCCTCGACCGGCCGCCGCTGCTCGGGCACGACCTCAGCCCGCGCGACTTCTACTGGCTGTGCATGGTGCTGCTCGCCGCCGTCTGGTGGGCCATGCGCAACCTGCTCTCCTCGCAGTGGGGCCGCGCGTTCGAGGCCCTCCGCGACAGCCCCATCGCCACCGACGCCATGGGCGTCGGCACGTACCGCCACAAGGTGGCCGCGTTCGCGTTCGGATCCGGCCTGGGCGGCCTGGCCGGCGCGCTCTACGCGTTCAACTTCGAGTACCTGCAGCCGCAGTCGTTCGTGTACGAGCTCACCATCACGCTGCTGCTCGGGGTGGTGCTGGGCGGGCGCAAGAGCCTGTGGGGCGCGTTCGTGGGCGCGACGCTGGTGGCGCTGCTCCCGAACCTGCTCTCCAACCGCGTCCTGTTCCAGGTGTTCTCGGGCCTCGGCCTGGCGGTGGCGCTCGTCGCCGGCGGCCGCGGCCTGGCTCGGCGCACCCTGCGGCCGTTCCAGGCCATCGCCCCGGCCGTCGCCACCGGCGCGCTGGTGGTGGGCGGCATGGTGGTCGAGAACACCGAGGACTGGCGCAAGGCGATCTTCGCGCTGATGCTGTTCGCGGTGGTGGTGGGCCTGCCCGAGGGGCTGATGGGCTTCGCGGGCAAGTTCCTGGCGCGGCTGTTCCGCGTCGCCCCGCCGCCGCTCCCCGCCCCCGCCCCGCTGGACCACGTCCTGCCGCCGCGCACCGCCGACGGCGCCGCCATCCTCGAGCTGCGCGACCTGAAGCGCCACTTCGGCGGCGTGAAGGCGGTGGACGGCGTGAGCCTGACCGTGCGCGCCGGCGCGGTGCACGGCCTCATCGGCCCGAACGGCTCCGGAAAGAGCACGCTCGTCAACGTGGTCTCCGGCCTGTACACGCCCAGCTCCGGCGAGATGACGCTCCGCGGGAGGCCGCTCCCCGCGGGCAGCCTGTTCCAGACCGCCCGCACCGGCGTCGCGCGCACGTTCCAGAACCTGCAGCTGTTCGTCGGGCTCACCGCCCTCGAGAACGTGATGGTGGCGCTCCAGGGCGTCTACCGCGCGCCGCTCCCGCTCGTGCTGCTCGGCCTCGGCCGCGCCGAGGAGCGGCGGGCGCAGGCCGACGCGCTCGCGCTGCTCGACTTCGTCGGGCTCGCCGACCAGGCGCGCACGCCGGCCAGGGACCTCACCTACGGCGCGCAGCGCTTCCTCGAGATCGCCCGCGCGCTGGCGCGGCGCCCGGAGGTGCTCATCCTCGACGAGCCGGCGGCCGGCCTGGCCCACCCCGACGTGGTGAAGCAGGTGGAGCTGATCCGGCGGATCCACCAGCGCGGCATCACGGTGGTGCTCATCGAGCACCACATGGACGTGGTGACCTCGCTCTGCAGCACCGTGACCGCGCTCGACGGCGGCCGGCCCATCGCCGAGGGCACGCCGGACGAGGTGAAGCGCAACCCCAGGGTGGTCGAGGCCTACCTCGGCAACGTGGCGCCCGAACCGGCGCCCCAGCCCGCCGCCGGCGCGCCGGCCTGA
- a CDS encoding ABC transporter ATP-binding protein, translating to MLVVEDLYAGYGLSEVLVGTSLQVKPGSVVALIGANGAGKTTTMRAVSGLLRPARGRVLLDGAPVQGQAASRIARLGLAHAPEGRKVFGPLSVEDNLLLGAYRRLPRFFGFHGRAAADLEHVYELFPRLKERRRQAAGTLSGGEQQMLAIGRALMARPKVMLLDEPSMGLAPVIVQEVFRTIRRLKAEGMTMLLVEQFAKTALEVADYAYVMERGRIAIEGTPAELARDERVLAAYLG from the coding sequence ATGCTGGTCGTCGAGGATCTCTACGCGGGATACGGGCTGAGCGAGGTGCTGGTGGGGACCTCGCTCCAGGTGAAGCCGGGCTCGGTGGTCGCGCTCATCGGCGCGAACGGCGCCGGGAAGACCACCACCATGCGGGCGGTGTCCGGGCTGCTCCGGCCCGCGCGCGGGCGGGTGCTGCTCGACGGCGCGCCGGTGCAGGGGCAGGCGGCCTCGCGGATCGCGCGGCTCGGCCTCGCCCACGCGCCGGAGGGGCGCAAGGTGTTCGGCCCGCTCTCGGTGGAGGACAACCTGCTGCTCGGCGCCTACCGGCGGCTGCCGCGCTTCTTCGGCTTCCACGGCCGGGCCGCGGCGGACCTGGAGCACGTCTACGAGCTGTTCCCCCGCCTGAAGGAGCGGCGCCGGCAGGCCGCCGGCACGCTGTCGGGCGGCGAGCAGCAGATGCTCGCCATCGGCCGCGCGCTCATGGCCCGGCCCAAGGTGATGCTGCTCGACGAGCCGTCGATGGGGCTCGCGCCGGTGATCGTCCAGGAGGTCTTCCGGACCATCCGCCGGCTCAAGGCCGAGGGCATGACCATGCTGCTCGTGGAGCAGTTCGCGAAGACCGCGCTCGAGGTCGCCGACTACGCCTACGTGATGGAGCGCGGCCGCATCGCCATCGAGGGGACGCCCGCCGAGCTCGCCCGCGACGAGCGCGTGCTCGCGGCCTACCTCGGGTGA
- a CDS encoding YebC/PmpR family DNA-binding transcriptional regulator, with protein sequence MGRIFETRKATMFARWNKMAKAFTRISKDIAIAVKGGGPNPDNNPALRRVLQNARHLNMPKDKVEAAIKRASGQDQQAYEVVVYEGYAPHGVAVMVETATDNVVRTVANVRMHFKNNGGNMGNTGSVAFQFRRMGVFRLAPEGIDQDALELDLIDHGLEEMGESTGEKGEKLLVIRCAFESFGQLQAALEERKLNVLSAESEYVAQTPVQLGEEQAREVLELVDALEQDEDVQHVFHNLA encoded by the coding sequence ATGGGTCGCATCTTCGAGACGCGCAAGGCCACCATGTTCGCCCGGTGGAACAAGATGGCGAAGGCCTTCACGCGCATCAGCAAGGACATCGCCATCGCGGTGAAGGGGGGCGGCCCGAACCCGGACAACAACCCCGCCCTGCGCCGCGTGCTGCAGAACGCCCGCCACCTCAACATGCCGAAGGACAAGGTCGAGGCCGCCATCAAGCGGGCCAGCGGCCAGGATCAGCAGGCGTACGAGGTGGTGGTCTACGAGGGCTACGCGCCGCACGGCGTCGCGGTGATGGTCGAGACCGCGACGGACAACGTGGTCCGCACCGTCGCGAACGTGCGCATGCACTTCAAGAACAACGGCGGCAACATGGGGAACACAGGCAGCGTGGCGTTCCAGTTCCGCCGCATGGGCGTGTTCCGCCTCGCGCCCGAGGGGATCGACCAGGACGCGCTCGAGCTCGACCTCATCGACCACGGCCTGGAGGAGATGGGCGAGAGCACCGGCGAGAAGGGCGAGAAGCTGCTCGTCATCCGCTGCGCGTTCGAGAGCTTCGGCCAGCTCCAGGCCGCCCTGGAGGAGCGGAAGCTCAACGTGCTCTCGGCCGAGTCCGAGTACGTGGCGCAGACGCCGGTGCAGCTCGGTGAGGAGCAGGCGCGCGAGGTGCTCGAGCTGGTGGACGCGCTCGAGCAGGACGAGGACGTCCAGCACGTCTTCCACAACCTGGCGTAG